From the genome of Spinacia oleracea cultivar Varoflay chromosome 2, BTI_SOV_V1, whole genome shotgun sequence, one region includes:
- the LOC130467986 gene encoding uncharacterized protein encodes MANNNDLAAAIRLLAEKLNQERTERPDSAGEMFERLSKVKPPYYKGQADPTFLENWIREFEKLFEAVSCPGSMRVSQAVLYLKDEADLWWKENGTRLSVAEGFNWDSFIVALRGKFYPPFMRKQKAQEFINLRMGNMTIAEYYSKFITLSRFAPEVVATEELKAQRFEQGLTDEIQLGLGGETFTSLDIVYGRAAHIYGLQSRREKKTVVIGEKRKDFNAGGNQENFKKNRNGNGNGNGNFQGGNNQGHHNNSNPSERVHYCKMCSNNHPGKNCKGELVTCNYCQKRGHREYECFTKHRKEQNSNGGGNQVRFNQSGGQNSKPGGAQNNQENYNKPANDNNNPNKAPGKLYMMNQNEDERSADMDSGGEFSLGDF; translated from the coding sequence atggccaacaacaatgatctagctgctgcaattcgcctcttggcggaaaagctaaaccaggagagaactgagcgccccgactctgcaggggaaatgtttgaaagactttctaaggttaagccaccgtattACAAGGGGCAAGCCGACCcaaccttcctggaaaactggattagggagtttgagaaactatttgaggctgtaagttgccctgggagtatgagagtaagtcaagctgtcctttacctgaaagatgaggctgacctttggtggaaggaaaatggaactagactaagtgttgctgagggattcaattgggattcattcatagttgccttgagggggaagttttatcctccttttatgagaaagcagaaagcgcaggagtttatcaaccttaggatggggaatatgactattgctgaatactatagcaagtttataactttatcgaggtttgcacctgaggtggtagctactgaggagctaaaggctcaaaggtttgagcaagggctgactgatgaaattcaattgggattaggtggagaaacctttacatccttagacatagtgtacggaagagctgctcatatttatggtctgcagtctagaagggaaaagaaaactgtggtaattggggaaaagaggaaagattttaatgctgggggtaaccaagaaaactttaaaaagaatagaaacggaaatgggaatggaaatggaaatttccaaggaggaaacaatcaggggcaccacaacaactcgaacccatctgagagagtgcattattgcaagatgtgcagtaacaatcaccctggtaagaactgcaaaggagaattagtgacctgcaactattgtcagaaaaggggacatagggagtatgagtgcttcactaagcacagaaaggaacaaaatagtaatggaggtggaaaccaagtgaggtttaaccagtctggaggtcaaaattcaaagcctggaggggcacaaaacaatcaagagaactataataagcctgcaaatgataacaacaacccgaa
- the LOC110797520 gene encoding casparian strip membrane protein 2-like — protein MTKSGEHYSTLEVEGESSGAREAKGKSPIMEAPLIGKGVGHSSEGGAGVKRGVGVIDFVVRLLALAASLAATIIMGTTDQTLPFFTQFFQFRARYYDLPTFTYFVVANAIVAAYLVLSMPFSIVTIVRPLAKAPRLILVIFDTIALTLTISAAAAAAAIVSLAHKGNTNTNWIAICQQFDNFCQRSSGAVVASFVTAVFFILLVILSTVALKSH, from the exons ATGACGAAAAGCGGAGAGCATTACTCGACCTTGGAAGTGGAAGGTGAGAGCagtggagcacgcgaagcaaagGGGAAGTCTCCTATAATGGAAGCTCCGTTGATAGGAAAAGGTGTTGGGCATTCAAGCGAAGGTGGGGCCGGGGTTAAGAGAGGGGTTGGTGTTATTGATTTTGTGGTTAGGTTGTTGGCTCTTGCGGCTTCTCTTGCTGCTACTATTATTATGGGAACTACTGATCAAACTCTGCCATTCTTCACCCAATTCTTCCAATTTCGTGCTAGATATTATGATCTCCCTACTTTCAC GTATTTCGTGGTTGCTAACGCTATCGTAGCAGCATATTTGGTGCTGTCGATGCCTTTCTCTATTGTCACAATTGTTAGACCCCTTGCCAAGGCACCAAGGCTTATCCTAGTCATCTTTGATACC atTGCGTTGACTTTGACCATATCTGCTGCTGCCGCGGCTGCTGCAATAGTATCCTTGGCTCACAAAGGAAACACAAACACAAACTGGATAGCAATTTGCCAACAATTTGACAATTTTTGTCAAAGGTCTAGTGGAGCTGTGGTTGCGTCGTTTGTCACCGCTGTCTTCTTCATATTGCTGGTTATTCTCTCTACTGTCGCTCTCAAGAGCCACTAA